One Pyrus communis chromosome 4, drPyrComm1.1, whole genome shotgun sequence genomic region harbors:
- the LOC137732452 gene encoding UDP-glycosyltransferase 74B1-like produces the protein MERKVHVVVLPYPSQGHINPLLQFAKRLASKGIKATLATTTYTLNSIRVQNVGVEPISDGFDEAGFAQAADEDTFLQSFKINGSRTLSQLLQKYESSDFPVSCIVCDSFLPWALDVAKKHGVYGASFFTNSATVCVIFSHIHRGLISLPCKLEDMPLLVPGLPPLNLRDLPSFLKKPDSHPAYLKMKLNQYPNLDKADWIFANTFEALESEAARGISELWPVKLIGPMVPSAYLDGKIKGDRGYGASLWKPLGEECAKWLEEKLPKSVVYVSFGSMVSLSAKQMEELALGLKESGLHFLWVIRESERSKLCDGIVNSAKEQGLIVTWCNQLEALAHEAVGCFVTHCGWNSILEGLSLGVPMVAIPQWADQLTNAKFVEEIWEVGVRAKEDEDGVVRKEEFVGCLKGVMEGERSKDIKKNSSKWRETAKKEFSEGGSSNKSIGDFVEHLRLANKNGEAKEFMNGTD, from the exons ATGGAGAGGAAGGTTCATGTTGTCGTGCTTCCATATCCAAGCCAAGGCCACATCAACCCTCTGCTCCAGTTTGCAAAACGCCTTGCCTCCAAAGGCATCAAGGCCACGTTGGCAACCACCACTTACACTCTCAACTCCATTCGTGTCCAAAACGTTGGCGTCGAGCCCATCTCTGATGGGTTCGACGAGGCCGGCTTTGCTCAAGCCGCAGATGAGGACACTTTCCTTCAGTCATTCAAAATCAATGGCTCAAGAACCCTATCTCAGCTCCTCCAAAAGTATGAAAGCTCCGATTTCCCTGTCAGCTGTATTGTGTGCGATTCATTTTTGCCGTGGGCTCTTGACGTGGCCAAGAAACATGGCGTCTATGGAGCCTCATTCTTTACCAACTCGGCGACTGTGTGCGTCATTTTTTCGCACATTCATCGCGGTTTGATTTCACTGCCGTGTAAGCTCGAGGACATGCCCTTGTTGGTTCCTGGCCTGCCTCCGCTCAACTTACGTGACCTGCCTAGCTTTCTTAAGAAGCCAGATAGTCACCCGGCTTACTTGAAGATGAAGCTGAATCAGTATCCTAACTTGGACAAGGCTGATTGGATCTTTGCAAACACCTTCGAAGCACTCGAAAGCGAG GCTGCGCGAGGAATATCAGAGCTCTGGCCGGTGAAGTTGATTGGCCCCATGGTGCCTTCAGCGTATTTGGATGGGAAGATTAAGGGGGATAGAGGATATGGAGCAAGCCTATGGAAGCCTCTCGGCGAAGAATGCGCCAAATGGTTAGAAGAAAAGCTACCCAAATCGGTCGTGTATGTTTCCTTCGGAAGCATGGTGTCTTTGAGCGCGAAGCAGATGGAGGAGTTGGCACTGGGATTGAAAGAAAGCGGACTGCATTTCCTGTGGGTGATAAGAGAATCAGAACGCAGTAAGCTGTGCGATGGAATTGTCAACTCGGCAAAGGAACAGGGTTTGATTGTGACATGGTGCAACCAGCTGGAAGCGCTGGCACATGAAGCAGTTGGGTGCTTCGTGACTCATTGCGGTTGGAATTCGATACTTGAAGGGCTCAGCCTTGGGGTGCCGATGGTGGCTATACCGCAGTGGGCAGATCAGCTGACTAATGCTAAGTTTGTGGAGGAGATATGGGAGGTTGGAGTGAGAGCTAAGGAAGACGAGGACGGGGTCGTGAGGAAAGAAGAGTTTGTCGGGTGCTTGAAGGGAGTAATGGAGGGAGAGAGAAGCAAAGACATTAAGAAGAATTCGAGTAAATGGAGGGAGACGGCTAAGAAAGAATTTAGTGAAGGGGGGAGCTCTAACAAGAGCATTGGTGATTTTGTAGAGCATCTGAGGCTTGCTAATAAGAATGGAGAAGCAAAGGAGTTTATGAACGGCACAGATTAA
- the LOC137731909 gene encoding DNA polymerase lambda isoform X1, translating into MAPKATRNQSPPSDPQGMFAGMVVFLVENGVQSRRLQIWKQKLVQMGASIEEHLTKKVTHILAMSAKALLERVGSEKLANFKGSVLVYQWLEDSLSSGKLVSEDLYPVKLEAEKSSSDYVSSDDEIPKPKKRRSSSPGDELVQTSIPKTHEAPNKDQVAALESTVPYSPPDLNRNITEIFGKLINIYRALGDDRRSFSYYKAIAVIEKLPFKIQSMDQVKDLPNIGKSMQDHIQEIVTTGKLSKLEHFETDEKVRTIALFEEIWGVGPATALKLYEKGYRTLDDLKNEDSLTKSQRLGLKYYDDIKQRIPRHEAEEMERLLQKAGEEVLPGVVIVCGGSYRRGKASCGDLDVVITHPDGMSHKGFLPKYVKHLKDMKFLREDLVFSTHSEEGTDSGVDTYFGLCTYPGRELRHRIDLKVYPREIYAFGLIAWTGNDVLNRRLRLLAESKGFRLDDTGLFPATQGSSGSKRGARASASLKFDTEKEVFDFLGFPWLQPQERNL; encoded by the exons ATGGCGCCAAAGGCAACCAGAAATCAAAGTCCGCCGTCCGATCCTCAGGGAATGTTCGCCGGAATGGTCGTCTTCTTAGTCGAAAACGGCGTTCAGAGTCGCCGTTTACAG ATTTGGAAGCAAAAATTGGTCCAAATGGGGGCCTCCATTGAGGAACACTTAACGAAAAAGGTCACTCACATACTTGCTATGAGCGCAAAAGCCCTCTTAGAACGAGTGGGCAGTGAGAAATTGGCTAATTTCAAAGGA agtgttttagtttatCAGTGGCTTGAGGACAGCTTGAGCTCAGGAAAATTGGTGTCTGAGGATTTGTACCCTGTAAAATTGGAAGCAGAAAAGTCTTCCAGTGATTATGTTTCGAGCGATGACGAAATACCAAAACCGAAAAAGAGAAGATCATCTTCTCCTGGTGATGAGTTGGTTCAgacctcaatacccaaaaccCACGAAGCCCCAAATAAGGATCAGGTTGCAGCATTGGAATCAACCGTGCCCTACAGCCCACCTGATTTAAATAGGAACATAACCGAGATTTTCGGGAAACTTATCAATATATATAGAG CCTTGGGTGATGACCGAAGATCATTTAGCTATTACAAGGCTATAGCGGTTATAGAGAAGTTACCTTTCAAGATTCAAAGTATGGACCAAGTTAAAGACCTACCCAACATTGGAAAGTCAATGCAAGATCAT ATTCAGGAGATCGTGACTACTGGGAAGTTATCCAAGTTGGAGCACTTTGAAACAGATGAAAAG GTACGAACAATCGCCTTATTTGAGGAAATTTGGGGTGTTGGTCCAGCTACCGCACTGAAATTATACGAGAAAGGATACCGCACATTAGATGATTTGAAGAATGAAGATTCATTAACTAAATCACAGAGGTTGGGGTTAAAATATTATGATGATATCAAACAGAGGATCCCACGTCACGAG GCTGAAGAGATGGAGCGCCTTCTACAGAAAGCCGGAGAGGAAGTTTTGCCTGGG GTGGTCATTGTATGTGGAGGCTCGTACAGACGTGGGAAAGCTTCTTGTGGGGATCTGGATGTTGTAATTACGCATCCAGATGGAATGAG TCATAAAGGCTTTTTACCAAAGTATGTAAAGCATTTAAAGGATATGAAGTTCTTAAGGGAGGATTTGGTTTTCAGTACCCATAGTGAGGAG GGTACTGATTCAGGCGTCGACACATATTTCGGGCTTTGCACATATCCTGGACGAGAGCTGCGGCATCGCATAGATCTTAAG GTCTACCCACGGGAAATATATGCGTTTGGACTAATAGCTTGGACAGGGAATGATGTATTGAATCGGAg GTTGAGATTACTAGCTGAATCTAAAGGATTCCGGCTTGATGACACAGGGCTGTTTCCAGCCACGCAGGGCTCTTCTGGCAGTAAACGG GGAGCGAGGGCTAGCGCAAGCTTGAAGTTTGATACAGAAAAGGAGGTGTTTGATTTCCTCGGGTTTCCTTGGCTTCAACCGCAAGAGAGAAATCTGTGA
- the LOC137731909 gene encoding DNA polymerase lambda isoform X2, giving the protein MGASIEEHLTKKVTHILAMSAKALLERVGSEKLANFKGSVLVYQWLEDSLSSGKLVSEDLYPVKLEAEKSSSDYVSSDDEIPKPKKRRSSSPGDELVQTSIPKTHEAPNKDQVAALESTVPYSPPDLNRNITEIFGKLINIYRALGDDRRSFSYYKAIAVIEKLPFKIQSMDQVKDLPNIGKSMQDHIQEIVTTGKLSKLEHFETDEKVRTIALFEEIWGVGPATALKLYEKGYRTLDDLKNEDSLTKSQRLGLKYYDDIKQRIPRHEAEEMERLLQKAGEEVLPGVVIVCGGSYRRGKASCGDLDVVITHPDGMSHKGFLPKYVKHLKDMKFLREDLVFSTHSEEGTDSGVDTYFGLCTYPGRELRHRIDLKVYPREIYAFGLIAWTGNDVLNRRLRLLAESKGFRLDDTGLFPATQGSSGSKRGARASASLKFDTEKEVFDFLGFPWLQPQERNL; this is encoded by the exons ATGGGGGCCTCCATTGAGGAACACTTAACGAAAAAGGTCACTCACATACTTGCTATGAGCGCAAAAGCCCTCTTAGAACGAGTGGGCAGTGAGAAATTGGCTAATTTCAAAGGA agtgttttagtttatCAGTGGCTTGAGGACAGCTTGAGCTCAGGAAAATTGGTGTCTGAGGATTTGTACCCTGTAAAATTGGAAGCAGAAAAGTCTTCCAGTGATTATGTTTCGAGCGATGACGAAATACCAAAACCGAAAAAGAGAAGATCATCTTCTCCTGGTGATGAGTTGGTTCAgacctcaatacccaaaaccCACGAAGCCCCAAATAAGGATCAGGTTGCAGCATTGGAATCAACCGTGCCCTACAGCCCACCTGATTTAAATAGGAACATAACCGAGATTTTCGGGAAACTTATCAATATATATAGAG CCTTGGGTGATGACCGAAGATCATTTAGCTATTACAAGGCTATAGCGGTTATAGAGAAGTTACCTTTCAAGATTCAAAGTATGGACCAAGTTAAAGACCTACCCAACATTGGAAAGTCAATGCAAGATCAT ATTCAGGAGATCGTGACTACTGGGAAGTTATCCAAGTTGGAGCACTTTGAAACAGATGAAAAG GTACGAACAATCGCCTTATTTGAGGAAATTTGGGGTGTTGGTCCAGCTACCGCACTGAAATTATACGAGAAAGGATACCGCACATTAGATGATTTGAAGAATGAAGATTCATTAACTAAATCACAGAGGTTGGGGTTAAAATATTATGATGATATCAAACAGAGGATCCCACGTCACGAG GCTGAAGAGATGGAGCGCCTTCTACAGAAAGCCGGAGAGGAAGTTTTGCCTGGG GTGGTCATTGTATGTGGAGGCTCGTACAGACGTGGGAAAGCTTCTTGTGGGGATCTGGATGTTGTAATTACGCATCCAGATGGAATGAG TCATAAAGGCTTTTTACCAAAGTATGTAAAGCATTTAAAGGATATGAAGTTCTTAAGGGAGGATTTGGTTTTCAGTACCCATAGTGAGGAG GGTACTGATTCAGGCGTCGACACATATTTCGGGCTTTGCACATATCCTGGACGAGAGCTGCGGCATCGCATAGATCTTAAG GTCTACCCACGGGAAATATATGCGTTTGGACTAATAGCTTGGACAGGGAATGATGTATTGAATCGGAg GTTGAGATTACTAGCTGAATCTAAAGGATTCCGGCTTGATGACACAGGGCTGTTTCCAGCCACGCAGGGCTCTTCTGGCAGTAAACGG GGAGCGAGGGCTAGCGCAAGCTTGAAGTTTGATACAGAAAAGGAGGTGTTTGATTTCCTCGGGTTTCCTTGGCTTCAACCGCAAGAGAGAAATCTGTGA
- the LOC137732441 gene encoding protein PLASTID REDOX INSENSITIVE 2, chloroplastic, with protein MSWATAAPLLSLPPPKLHSSPSFLSSSSSSISSVRVSKTSSIHFSSASPFLSSEKHQICRAAGEYKFPDPIPDFADAETEKFRTHLLNKLSKKEMYEDSVEEIVGICTEIFSTFLHTEYGGPGTLLVVPFIDMADTLNERGLPGGPQAARAAIKWAQNHVDKDWNEWTGGDES; from the exons ATGAGCTGGGCAACTGCAGCTCCGCTTCTATCACTGCCTCCTCCTAAGCTTCACTCTTCCCCttccttcctctcttcttcttcgtcttcgaTTTCGAGTGTTAGGGTTTCAAAAACCAGTAGTATACATTTTTCTTCTGCTTCGCCATTTTTGTCCTCAGAAAAGCACCAGATATGCAGAGCAGCGGGCGAATACAAATTTCCCGACCCAATTCCTGATTTCGCTGATGCC GAGACAGAAAAGTTCAGGACCCATCTGCTGAACAAGCTATCCAAGAAAGAAATGTATGAAGACTCTGTCGAAGAAATCGTAGGCATCTGCACTGAG ATATTCAGTACTTTCTTGCACACCGAGTATGGTGGTCCTGGGACACTCTTGGTGGTTCCGTTCATTGACATGGCCGATACTCTAAATGAACGGGGATTACCTGGAGGCCCCCAGGCAGCTCGTGCGGCAATCAAATGGGCGCAAAATCATGTTGACAAGGACTGGAACGAATGGACTGGCGGTGATGAAAGTTAA
- the LOC137731935 gene encoding uncharacterized protein: MTVARLIRLLPKLTKTRASLSSPSPSFKCLFSSKTPFPQDVVSSTAADLADMGEEEDDDVPIYSNPTASAAAKIMLPTILQPGVVVYDGVCHLCHGGVKWVIKADKYRKIKFCCVQSEAAEPYLRLCGLDREDVLRRFLFVEGPGLYHQGSTAALRVLSYLPLPYSALSAFMVIPTPLREMIYDYVAKRRYDIGGKSEDCLVLQEKELLERFIDREELMDRAPPDL; the protein is encoded by the exons ATGACGGTGGCAAGGCTGATCAGATTGCTGCCGAAACTTACAAAAACAAGAGCTTCACTTTCTTCTCCATCTCCTTCGTTTAAATGTCTATTTTCTTCCAAAACACCGTTTCCGCAGGACGTCGTTTCGAGCACAGCTGCCGACCTCGCTGACATGGGcgaagaagaagatgacgaCGTGCCCATCTACTCTAACCCGACTGCTTCCGCGGCGGCGAAGATCATGCTACCCACTATCCTTCAGCCAGGCGTCGTGGTGTACGATGGGGTCTGCCATCTGTGCCATGGAG GGGTGAAGTGGGTGATCAAAGCAGACAAGTACAGGAAGATCAAATTCTGCTGCGTCCAATCGGAGGCTGCCGAGCCTTACCTGAGATTGTGTGGTCTTGATCGAGAGGACGTTCTTCGTCGATTTTTGTTCGTCGAAGGCCCGGGGCTTTACCACCAAGGCTCTACTG CTGCACTGAGAGTATTGTCCTACTTGCCTCTCCCTTACTCTGCTTTGAGTGCTTTCATGGTGATCCCGACTCCTCTGAGAGAGATGATCTATGATTACGTTGCCAAGCGGCGCTACGACATCGGTGGCAAGTCCGAAGATTGCTTGGTTTTGCAAGAGAAAGAGCTGCTGGAGCGTTTCATTGATAGGGAAGAGCTGATGGATCGAGCTCCCCCAGATTTGTAA
- the LOC137731936 gene encoding uncharacterized protein, whose translation MNCLSQVSSYTTAIFRTKSCFVTAASSSLCASLPWRTKFNRPIGIKSINLESTKLHVQLYSSRSKRSSSSKMTSLHSRRNSGPEPVTEPEKDAFYVVRKGDIVGVYKSFSDCQAQLGSSIFDPPVSVYKGYSLTEETEDYLVSFGLKNAIYTIRAEDMKGDLFGKLLHCPFQEVIGSTSILEDQFRKHVEIEHSTESPPLDTESCILEFDGASKGNPGLAGAGAVLRADDGSLICKIHEGLGVRTNNVAEYRALILGLKYALKKGFTKIRIKGDSKLVCMQVQGLWKVRNQNMSDLCEEVKELKDKFISFQISHVLRELNSEADAQANLAVRLSDGQVQEEEYGK comes from the exons ATGAACTGCTTGTCTCAAGTTTCGTCCTACACAACCGCCATTTTCAGAACCAAGTCCTGCTTCGTCACGGCGGCGAGTTCTTCTCTGTGCGCATCTCTTCCCTGGAGAACAAAATTCAACCGTCCGATTGGGATTAAGTCTATCAACTTAGAATCAACGAAACTCCATGTCCAGCTCTACTCCTCTCGAAGCaaaagaagcagcagcagcaagatGACGTCGCTTCATTCGCGGAGAAATTCCGGACCCGAACCGGTTACTGAACCGGAAAAAGACGCCTTTTATGTAGTTCGCAAAGGGGATATCGTCGGTGTTTATAAGAGCTTCAGCGATTGCCAGGCCCAGCTTGGTTCTTCg ATATTTGATCCTCCCGTTAGTGTGTACAAAGGGTACTCTTTGACTGAGGAAACTGAAGATTATCTCGTTTCGTTTGGACTTAAGAACGCAATTTACACCATCAGAGCTGAGGATATGAAGGGCGATCTTTTCGGCAAGCTTCTGCATTGCCCTTTTCAA GAAGTAATTGGTTCAACTTCCATATTAGAAGACCAATTCAGAAAGCATGTCGAAATAGAACATTCCACTGAATCGCCACCCCTGGACACT GAGTCCTGTATTCTTGAGTTTGATGGTGCGTCAAAAGGAAATCCTGGACTAGCAGGTGCTGGAGCTGTGCTGCGAGCTGATGATGGAAGTTTG ATTTGTAAAATTCATGAAGGTCTCGGTGTTAGAACCAataatgttgctgagtaccgaGCTCTGATTCTAGGGCTAAAATATGCTCTTAAGAAAGGTTTTACTAAGATTCGTATCAAAGGTGACTCCAAACTCGTCTGTATGCAG GTTCAGGGGTTATGGAAGGTCCGAAACCAAAACATGTCTGATTTGTGTGAAGAGGTGAAGGAACTGAAGGATAAATTTATCTCATTCCAGATCAGTCATGTTCTCAGG GAACTAAACTCGGAGGCAGATGCTCAAGCAAACTTGGCAGTCCGTCTTAGCG ACGGTCAAGTCCAAGAGGAGGAGTATGGGAAGTAG
- the LOC137731645 gene encoding uncharacterized protein, producing the protein MISTGRFPPPCTSKSLLAAAISFPPHKSQLGFAVFPLPSTSSSSLPTAIFKTSFFLPPIRGAHLGFLAVHARRSSGSGVSSQKRQRRGGVVTDDDSDDDEELELDGSDDVFDGEEEDDDEDAFVPFGKMKKWLERKPRGFGEGKEYDISIEEKLLEEIEKSKKAQAESNLARLSEKPNSKGDQSKNSSKSVGAVPDGVRVRVINLPKKKNIHRDLSSAFKLVPGLISINPAVSGNKKTKDPICKGFAFVHFKSEIDATRFVEMFSSQNVTFGKIQKQIKCEVVDTPQLNLDQKQSTNNRGALPLIVSGLEGDDKADFDSDESSMDALEETTLDEYEGSDVEIVGPELEDVMEHSSDNHTARELTVSELEDEKADSDLDDSSQETWEETIVDEYDGSDFELDESELEDAIENLESISGPDLDGGDGDSMKSRTESESLSADSSSSKQLLVKAKEEKLPGQKPAVKGKGESSPKNKKKKKLNVKQKAVKVPKLTVGGSAKRLKVKEKAVLGDVFAKYGSKEAVLASKGDS; encoded by the exons ATGATAAGCACTGGCAGGTTTCCACCTCCTTGCACTTCCAAATCCCTTCTCGCCGCCGCCATCTCGTTCCCGCCACACAAATCCCAATTGGGCTTCGCCGTCTTTCCCCTCCCATCTACTTCTTCTTCCTCGCTCCCCACAGCCATTTTCAAAACCAGCTTCTTCCTCCCTCCCATTCGGGGCGCGCATCTCGGGTTTCTCGCCGTCCACGCCAGGAGAAGTAGCGGTTCGGGAGTCTCCTCCCAGAAAAGGCAACGGAGAGGCGGCGTTGTAACGGACGACGACTCTGATGACGACGAGGAGTTGGAATTGGACGGTTCTGATGACGTGTTCGATGGTGAGGAGGAAGACGATGACGAAGACGCGTTTGTGCCGTTTGGGAAGATGAAGAAGTGGCTGGAGAGGAAGCCGCGGGGGTTCGGAGAAGGCAAAGAGTACGACATTTCGATTGAAGAGAAGCTGCTCGAAGAAATTGAGAAGAGTAAGAAAGCACAGGCCGAGAGTAATCTCGCCAGGCTCTCCGAAAAGCCGAATTCGAAGGGAGACCAAAGCAAGAACAGCAGCAAAA GTGTTGGTGCGGTTCCGGATGGAGTTAGAGTGCGGGTGATCAATCttccgaagaagaagaacataCACAGGGATTTGAGCTCGGCTTTCAAGCTGGTTCCGGGTTTGATTAGTATAAACCCCGCGGTTTCCGGAAACAAGAAGACTAAGGACCCCATTTGCAAGGGTTTTGCTTTTGTTCATTTCAAGTCCGAGATCGATGCAACTAG GTTTGTAGAGATGTTTTCTTCACAGAATGTTACGTTTGGTAAAATTCAAAAGCAGATAAAATGTGAGGTGGTAGATACGCCACAGCTGAATTTGGATCAGAAACAATCAACAAATAACCGTGGTGCTCTCCCACTAATTGTTTCTGGATTAGAAGGAGATGATAAAGCTGATTTTGACTCGGATGAATCTTCCATGGACGCATTGGAGGAGACTACCCTTGATGAATACGAGGGCTCTGATGTTGAGATTGTTGGACCAGAACTGGAAGACGTCATGGAACACTCATCGGATAACCATACTGCTCGTGAACTAACTGTTTCTGAATTGGAAGATGAGAAAGCTGATTCTGACTTGGATGATTCTTCCCAGGAGACATGGGAGGAGACCATAGTTGATGAATACGACGGCTCTGATTTTGAACTCGATGAATCAGAACTGGAAGATGCCATAGAGAATTTGGAATCTATCAGTGGCCCAGACCTAGATGGTGGAGATGGAGATAGCATGAAATCAAGGACGGAATCCGAGTCTTTATCAGCAGATTCATCCTCCTCGAAGCAGCTACTTGTAAAAGCAAAAGAAGAGAAGCTTCCCGGACAAAAGCCAGCTGTGAAAGGGAAAGGCGAAAGCTCGCctaagaataagaagaagaagaagcttaaTGTGAAACAAAAAGCAGTGAAGGTTCCAAAGTTGACGGTCGGCGGATCCGCCAAGAG GTTGAAGGTGAAGGAGAAGGCTGTGCTTGGTGACGTGTTCGCAAAATATGGGTCCAAAGAAGCTGTTTTGGCTTCAAAGGGAGATAGCTGA